One part of the Drosophila teissieri strain GT53w chromosome 3R, Prin_Dtei_1.1, whole genome shotgun sequence genome encodes these proteins:
- the LOC122621024 gene encoding uncharacterized protein LOC122621024, which yields MNPTNLGRQNGALVLEVLKVLGRPATSYEVAERVADVYRLPLQRIRPVVTDVLEGGSHQGFFSSLNGRYSVVQPVVEQLGRDIDQYAADIMAAGYCAEGSLPQMSTLMLKLQQLDGSPPMVMGSRYPRATSGEQREHMPSGDVSLDARLLMLPFPRVL from the coding sequence ATGAATCCCACGAATCTGGGCAGGCAGAATGGGGCTCTGGTGCTGGAGGTATTGAAGGTGCTCGGTCGTCCGGCGACCAGTTACGAGGTGGCCGAAAGAGTGGCCGACGTGTACAGGCTGCCGCTGCAGCGCATCCGCCCAGTGGTCACCGACGTCCTCGAGGGCGGATCACATCAGGGATTCTTTAGCAGCCTCAATGGCCGCTACTCGGTGGTGCAGCCGGTGGTGGAGCAACTGGGCCGGGATATTGATCAGTATGCAGCTGATATTATGGCTGCGGGCTACTGTGCCGAGGGATCACTGCCCCAGATGTCGACCCTGATGCTCAAGCTACAGCAACTGGACGGATCTCCGCCCATGGTGATGGGGTCCAGGTATCCCCGAGCGACCTCGGGGGAGCAACGCGAACACATGCCCTCCGGCGATGTCTCCCTGGACGCCCGTCTCCTCATGCTGCCCTTTCCTCGAGTACTGTGA